AGATCGTGATGTCGCAGAATGGCATGGTCACAGTCCAGATATCTCAACCCACTGTCCGCCATTATCGCCGTCCAGACAAGGATGCCAGAGGGCTCAAACCCGACCTTCATCCCCTTACAAATTCTACAAGGTCCCACTTTGTGCCGTACAAGTCTGTAAACACAGCAACTGTCCCATACGCGACCTCAAGCGGCTCCCGAACAAACTGAACACCCTTCGCGCGATACGCTTCATAATCCCGCCAGAAATCATCTGTCTGCAAGAACAGGAACACTCGCCCGCCGGCCTGATCCCCAATATAGCGTGCCTGATGGTCGTCCGATGCGCGCGCCAGCAACAGACGACCCGTACCGTCGCCCCTTGGCTTGACCACAACCCAGCGTTTGTCCTGTTCGGGCTGATAGGTATCTTCGACCAATTCAAAGCCCAACGTGTCGACATAGAACGCGATGGCTTCGTCATAGTCGCGCACGACAAGCGCAGTGAGGGTCAAAGACTGGTTCATCGGTTATCTTTCAATTTGAAATGCGGTTACGGACCACCTTGTCTTCATACCAGAACCCTGCCAACCCTGCGCAATGTCCGTTCTCAGCGCCCTTTACACCTCTCGCAAACCAGCCGCCGCCTTCGTGGTGGTCGGACTGTTCTGGGGTTGCTTTGCCGCGTTCGTGCCAGTGCTGAAAGCACAGCTTGGGGCAAATGACGCCGTGTTCGGCACACTTCTGATCGGGTCCGCGACGGGTCTTGTATCGGCGATGTTTCTTGCTCCGAAGGCTGACAAGATCCTTGGCGCGCGCGCGATGCAGGTCGGGATCGTTCTGTTGTCACTGGCGTGGCTTGTGCCCGCACAGATCAGCATTCCGCTGGTCTTTGTTTTTGCAATGGCCCTCGTCGGTGCAGCATCGGGAATCCTCGACGTCGTGATGAACGCGCGCGTCAGCGAGCTTGAGGCCAAGACGGGCCGCCCCCTGATGAACGCAAACCACGCGATGTTCTCGCTTGCCTACGCGGTGGCGGCGGTGCTGACAGGTTTTGCGCGCGAGGCGGGCATCCCACCCATCTACGTCTTCGCAGGCTTTGGCTGTTTCTCGGTCCTCCTTGTGCCGTTCATGCAGATGGACGTGACGTATGTGGCCGCCGAAGACGGCTATGCGGGAAAATACCCGCTCTGGCCGATCGTCTTGTGTGGCCTGATCGTTTTGATGGCCTTTATGTCCGAAGCCACGGTCGAAGCATGGTCGGCACTGCATGTCGAACGCACGCTTGGCGGCGGGGCAGCGGAAGGGGCGCTTGGTCCGGCTATGCTGGGATTCACGATGGCATTCGGGCGATTTTCGGGACAGGCGATATCCGAACGATTCCGCGACTTAACGGTTGTCATCTGCGCCAGCGCGATTGCGGCGACAGGGGCGGTGATTGCCGCACTCGCCCCGACACCGCTGGTGGCCTACGTTGGGTTCGGCACGCTGGGGCTTGGTGTGTCGGTCATCGGGCCGATCGGGCTTGCACTTGTCGGGAAGGTGGTGCCGCCACATTTGCGGACTGAGGCGATCAGCCGGTGCGCCGTGATCGGCTTTTCGGGCTTCTTCTTTGCGCCAATGCTCATGGGGCTGGTATCCGAAGCCTTCGGGCTGCGGATCGCGTTTCTCTGCGTATCGGTGCTGTTGCTTATGGCGACACCGCTGGCACTGCTGGCAGCACGGCTCCCCCAACAAAACAGGGTCTGAAGGGGCGCGCGGACACGCACCTCGCACGGGTCAGCTTGTCAAAAGACGCTGGATCTTGGCAACGGCCCGATCGACACCTTCGCCATAGCCAATCGGCTCGAACAGCTTTCCATCTGCATCGAACAGCAACACGGACGCGGTGTGATCCATGTTGTAGTTTTCCTCATTGCCCGGGACACGACGGGCATAGATGGCAAAGGCCTTGATGGCCTTGTCGATCTCTTCGCGGCTGCCGGTCAGGCCGACAACACCAGGCGCCCATGATACGTAATCGTCCAGCACTTCGACGGTATCACGCTCCGGATCGACGGTGATGAAATAGGCGCGGAACGCCGTTTCTGTGTCGCTTCCGGTCAGTTCGTATTGCCATGTGGCAATATCACCAAGGGTGGTGGGGCAGACTTCGGGGCAGTGTGTGAAACCAAAGAATATGGCGGTCGGGCCACCTTTCAGCGACTCCTCGGTAAAGACAGTCCCGTCAGTCGCGACCAGTTCGTAATCGCCGCGGCCAAGGGTGTCCGTGATCGACTGCTCCAAGCGGGGGGACAGGAACTGTACCCATGCCATGCCAAGCAAGGCAAGGGCGACAAGCGCCCATGCCCCCAGCCGGATCTTCTTCATCGTCTCGTCTGAAAAATCCATGAATTACTCCGATACTTTGGGTTTGTCGGTATCCATCGTGCCGTGTCCGCCGCCGGACATGCCGCCATGGCCTCGGGCGTTGATCGCACCGACAGGCAGGTCCAGTGTCACCTCCCCGGCGGATTCGAACGTTAGGGTCACGCTGACGGTTTCGCCTTCGACAAGGGGGGCATTCAACTGCATGAACATCAGATGAAAGCCACCGGGCTTCAATTCAACTGCTTCGCCGGCGGGAACGGGCAAGCCATCTTCTAGCTCGCGCATCCGCATGACGTCGCCGTCCATTTCCATGGTGTGGATTTCGGTGGTTCCGGCGATGTCGGACGTGGCGGCGACAAGCGTGTCATCAGTCTCGCCCATGTTCACGATCGTCAGAAAGCCACCGGCCACGGGGGCATTGGGCAGCGTGGCGCGGGTGAATGGATCGGTCAGCATCAGATCGCCAACCTTGGTTTCTGCGGATGCCAGCGTGGCAAAAGCGGCCAGGCACAGGGCGGTAAGGGACAGTAATTTCATGGATCGTCTCCGGATCAACGTGCGCGGACGCACCGCTGCCAACGTCGTATTGTCTGGTCAAA
The sequence above is drawn from the Cognatiyoonia koreensis genome and encodes:
- a CDS encoding VOC family protein, with the translated sequence MNQSLTLTALVVRDYDEAIAFYVDTLGFELVEDTYQPEQDKRWVVVKPRGDGTGRLLLARASDDHQARYIGDQAGGRVFLFLQTDDFWRDYEAYRAKGVQFVREPLEVAYGTVAVFTDLYGTKWDLVEFVRG
- a CDS encoding MFS transporter, giving the protein MSVLSALYTSRKPAAAFVVVGLFWGCFAAFVPVLKAQLGANDAVFGTLLIGSATGLVSAMFLAPKADKILGARAMQVGIVLLSLAWLVPAQISIPLVFVFAMALVGAASGILDVVMNARVSELEAKTGRPLMNANHAMFSLAYAVAAVLTGFAREAGIPPIYVFAGFGCFSVLLVPFMQMDVTYVAAEDGYAGKYPLWPIVLCGLIVLMAFMSEATVEAWSALHVERTLGGGAAEGALGPAMLGFTMAFGRFSGQAISERFRDLTVVICASAIAATGAVIAALAPTPLVAYVGFGTLGLGVSVIGPIGLALVGKVVPPHLRTEAISRCAVIGFSGFFFAPMLMGLVSEAFGLRIAFLCVSVLLLMATPLALLAARLPQQNRV
- a CDS encoding SCO family protein, which produces MDFSDETMKKIRLGAWALVALALLGMAWVQFLSPRLEQSITDTLGRGDYELVATDGTVFTEESLKGGPTAIFFGFTHCPEVCPTTLGDIATWQYELTGSDTETAFRAYFITVDPERDTVEVLDDYVSWAPGVVGLTGSREEIDKAIKAFAIYARRVPGNEENYNMDHTASVLLFDADGKLFEPIGYGEGVDRAVAKIQRLLTS
- a CDS encoding copper chaperone PCu(A)C — encoded protein: MKLLSLTALCLAAFATLASAETKVGDLMLTDPFTRATLPNAPVAGGFLTIVNMGETDDTLVAATSDIAGTTEIHTMEMDGDVMRMRELEDGLPVPAGEAVELKPGGFHLMFMQLNAPLVEGETVSVTLTFESAGEVTLDLPVGAINARGHGGMSGGGHGTMDTDKPKVSE